In one Caballeronia sp. M1242 genomic region, the following are encoded:
- a CDS encoding DEAD/DEAH box helicase gives MTADFTSPGDALAGFHPAVVNWFRAHFAAPTAAQARAWPLIHARRSTLVAAPTGSGKTLTAFLAALDELVRDGIAGGGVLPDETRVVYVSPLKALSNDIRVNLEEPLAGIARELREMGAAAPEIRAAVRTGDTTQQERNAVKKRPPHILVTTPESLYVLLSSDSGRGMLSTTRTVIVDEIHAVAGGKRGSHLSLSLERLDALCEERGAAPSVRVGLSATQKPIELVAKFLAGEGRSCDIVDVGHARARDLALELPPMPLEAIMSNDMWERVYDRLAELSAQHRTTLVFVNTRRMAERAARHLTDRLGKEAVAAHHGSLAREHRLDAEQRLKRGELRVLIATASLELGIDIGDVDLVCQIGSPGSIGAFLQRVGRSGHHVGGVPKGRLFPTSRDDLIECAALVDCVRRGELDALTVPRAPLDVLAQQITAEVACREWGEDALFERIRRAYPYATLDRSRYDAVLRTLAEGYTGRQGVRAAYVHRDAVSRTLRARRGGKLTAVTSGGAIPDNADFAVLLEPQGLQVGTVNEDFAVESLAGDIFQLGNTSYRILRVEGGRVRVENANGQPPNIPFWLGEAPGRSDELSFAISRLRADIDARLASGDSARAESCMPNAACKMQDAETRVDTTVRWLADETGIGTEAARQIVEYLARSRAALSVLPTQDTLVMERFFDESGGTQLVIHAPFGSRVNRAWGLALRKRFCRTFNFELQAAATEDAIVLSLTGSHSFMLDDVWRYLKSATAEHVLIQALLDAPLFGVRWRWNATNALALPRYAGGRKVAPQLQRMKSEDLLAAVFPDQVACAENVVGERDVPAHPLVQQTIDDCMHDAMDSDAWLALLRRIEAGDVRLVTRDLPAPSPLAAEILSARPYAFLDDAPLEERRTQAVLARRWTDPHSTDDLGALDADAIASVRAEAWPTVTSADEMHEALTSLAAVTDAEAAASDGWPAWLDALARAGRATRLQIAEHDGLWTPVERLSLLRAVYERAPMHPRLTPPPGFDAVWTADDALVEIVRARLSDFGPLTLAEIARPLALPASSVAVALTRLESEGYVMRGHFMPNASGTSGVDEQWCERHLLARIHRYTVRRLRREIEPVERQDFMRFLFEWQRVAPDARGEGRDALLAVLEQLEGFEAPAVAWEDEILPARIADYSGMWLDEICRAGKITWSRPAGRMRAAGGPVRGTPIVLLPRRALAAWNALMRPDEAPALSSRAERVFDALSAHGAMFFDELLADTRMLRTELEDALGELVALGLVNADSFAGLRALLAPAAKRNAISRRTRRPGGGLFIGGMDDAGRWALLHRASPDHDGGDAEHVALTLLRRYGVVFWRLLEREAQWLPPWRELLRVYHRLEARGEIRGGRFVAGLAGEQFALPEAVPLLREMRRRPKEGAFVALSAVDPLNLAGTLLPGDKVPALAGNRVLYLDGVPVGAVIAGKTHVFGDADAPMRERVRLALVKRSARSLGTSSARQMAVPD, from the coding sequence ATGACCGCCGACTTCACATCGCCCGGCGACGCTCTCGCGGGCTTTCATCCCGCTGTCGTCAACTGGTTCCGCGCGCACTTCGCAGCGCCGACCGCCGCGCAGGCGCGCGCGTGGCCGCTCATTCATGCCCGCCGCTCCACGCTCGTCGCAGCGCCCACTGGTTCGGGCAAGACGCTCACCGCCTTTCTCGCCGCGCTCGATGAGCTCGTGCGCGACGGCATCGCGGGCGGCGGCGTTTTGCCCGACGAAACGCGCGTCGTCTATGTCTCGCCGCTTAAGGCTCTGTCGAACGACATCCGGGTGAACCTCGAAGAGCCGCTTGCGGGCATTGCGCGCGAGTTGCGGGAGATGGGCGCGGCCGCGCCGGAGATTCGCGCCGCCGTGCGGACCGGCGACACCACGCAGCAGGAGCGCAACGCGGTGAAGAAGCGACCGCCGCATATTCTCGTGACGACGCCGGAATCGCTCTACGTGCTGCTTTCGTCCGACTCCGGCCGCGGCATGTTGTCGACCACGCGCACCGTGATTGTCGACGAAATACACGCCGTGGCGGGCGGCAAGCGCGGATCGCACCTGAGCCTGAGCCTGGAGCGGCTCGACGCGCTGTGCGAGGAGCGCGGCGCGGCGCCGTCCGTGCGCGTCGGGCTCTCGGCGACTCAGAAGCCTATCGAGCTCGTCGCGAAGTTTCTCGCGGGGGAAGGCCGTTCCTGCGACATCGTCGACGTGGGGCACGCGCGCGCACGCGATCTCGCGCTCGAACTTCCGCCGATGCCGCTCGAAGCGATCATGTCCAACGACATGTGGGAGCGCGTCTACGACCGGCTCGCGGAGTTGTCCGCGCAGCATCGCACGACGCTCGTCTTCGTGAATACGCGGCGCATGGCCGAGCGCGCGGCGCGGCATCTGACGGACCGGCTCGGCAAGGAGGCCGTCGCGGCGCATCACGGAAGCCTTGCGCGGGAGCATCGGCTCGACGCGGAACAGCGTCTGAAGCGCGGCGAATTGCGCGTGCTGATCGCCACCGCTTCGCTGGAACTGGGCATCGACATCGGCGATGTGGATCTTGTATGCCAAATCGGTTCGCCCGGCTCCATCGGCGCATTTCTGCAGCGCGTCGGGCGTTCGGGGCACCATGTCGGCGGCGTGCCGAAAGGACGGCTTTTTCCGACTTCGCGCGATGACCTCATCGAATGCGCCGCGCTCGTCGACTGCGTGCGGCGCGGCGAGCTCGACGCCCTCACGGTTCCGCGCGCGCCGCTCGACGTGCTCGCGCAGCAGATCACCGCCGAGGTGGCGTGCCGCGAGTGGGGCGAGGATGCGCTCTTCGAGCGTATCCGCCGGGCGTATCCGTACGCGACGCTGGACCGCTCGCGCTACGACGCCGTGCTGCGCACGCTGGCCGAAGGCTACACGGGGCGCCAAGGCGTGCGCGCCGCTTACGTGCACCGCGATGCGGTCAGCCGCACGCTGCGCGCCCGGCGCGGCGGCAAGCTCACGGCCGTGACGTCGGGCGGGGCGATTCCCGATAACGCGGATTTCGCCGTGTTGCTCGAGCCGCAAGGCTTGCAGGTCGGCACGGTCAACGAGGACTTCGCCGTCGAGAGCCTTGCCGGCGACATCTTCCAGCTCGGGAATACGTCGTACCGCATCTTGCGCGTGGAAGGCGGGCGCGTGCGCGTCGAGAACGCGAACGGCCAGCCGCCGAACATTCCGTTCTGGCTCGGTGAAGCGCCGGGCCGCAGCGATGAGCTTTCGTTCGCGATCTCGCGATTGCGCGCGGACATCGATGCGCGCCTCGCATCGGGCGACAGCGCGCGCGCCGAATCTTGCATGCCTAATGCTGCATGCAAGATGCAAGATGCCGAAACGCGCGTCGATACCACGGTCCGCTGGCTTGCCGACGAAACGGGCATCGGCACGGAAGCGGCGCGGCAAATCGTCGAGTATCTGGCCCGCTCGCGCGCGGCGCTTTCCGTTCTGCCGACGCAGGACACGCTCGTCATGGAGCGGTTCTTCGACGAATCCGGTGGCACGCAACTCGTCATTCACGCGCCATTCGGCAGCCGCGTGAATCGCGCGTGGGGACTCGCCCTGCGCAAGCGGTTCTGCCGCACGTTCAATTTCGAGCTACAGGCGGCGGCGACCGAGGACGCGATCGTGCTGTCGCTGACCGGTAGCCATAGCTTCATGCTCGACGACGTGTGGCGCTATCTGAAATCGGCCACCGCCGAGCATGTGCTGATTCAGGCGCTGCTCGACGCGCCGCTTTTCGGCGTGCGCTGGCGGTGGAACGCGACCAACGCGCTCGCGCTGCCGCGTTACGCGGGCGGGCGCAAGGTCGCGCCGCAATTGCAGCGGATGAAGAGCGAGGATCTGCTCGCGGCCGTGTTTCCGGACCAGGTCGCGTGCGCGGAAAACGTCGTCGGCGAGCGCGACGTGCCGGCGCATCCGCTCGTCCAGCAGACCATCGACGATTGTATGCACGATGCAATGGACAGCGACGCGTGGCTCGCGCTCCTGCGGCGCATCGAGGCGGGCGACGTGCGGCTCGTCACGCGCGACTTGCCTGCGCCATCGCCGCTCGCCGCCGAGATTCTGTCGGCGCGGCCGTATGCCTTCCTCGACGACGCCCCGCTCGAAGAACGCCGCACGCAGGCCGTGCTCGCGCGTCGCTGGACCGATCCGCACTCGACGGACGATCTCGGCGCGCTCGATGCCGACGCCATCGCGAGCGTGCGGGCAGAAGCGTGGCCCACCGTGACGAGCGCCGACGAAATGCACGAGGCGCTGACGAGTCTCGCCGCGGTGACGGACGCCGAAGCCGCCGCGAGCGACGGCTGGCCTGCATGGCTCGACGCGCTGGCCCGCGCCGGCCGCGCGACGCGCCTGCAGATTGCCGAGCACGACGGCTTGTGGACGCCCGTCGAGCGACTCTCGCTGCTGCGCGCCGTCTATGAACGCGCGCCGATGCACCCGCGCCTCACGCCGCCGCCCGGCTTCGACGCGGTGTGGACCGCCGACGACGCGCTCGTGGAAATCGTGCGCGCGCGGCTGTCAGACTTCGGCCCGCTGACCTTGGCGGAGATCGCGCGGCCGCTGGCGCTGCCGGCATCGTCCGTCGCGGTCGCGTTAACGCGCCTCGAATCGGAAGGCTATGTGATGCGCGGCCATTTCATGCCGAATGCATCGGGCACATCCGGCGTCGATGAACAGTGGTGCGAGCGCCATCTGCTCGCGCGCATTCATCGCTATACGGTGCGGCGGCTGCGTCGCGAGATCGAGCCGGTCGAGCGGCAAGACTTCATGCGCTTCCTGTTCGAGTGGCAGCGCGTCGCGCCCGATGCGCGTGGCGAGGGTCGCGACGCGTTGCTCGCCGTGCTCGAACAGCTCGAAGGCTTCGAGGCGCCCGCCGTCGCGTGGGAGGACGAGATTCTGCCCGCGCGCATCGCGGATTATTCCGGCATGTGGCTCGACGAGATTTGCCGCGCGGGCAAGATCACGTGGTCGCGTCCGGCGGGACGCATGCGCGCTGCGGGTGGTCCCGTGCGCGGCACGCCGATCGTGCTGCTGCCGCGACGCGCGCTCGCGGCGTGGAACGCGCTGATGCGCCCGGACGAAGCGCCCGCGCTGTCGTCGCGTGCCGAGCGCGTTTTCGATGCACTGTCGGCGCACGGCGCGATGTTCTTCGACGAACTGCTCGCCGACACGCGCATGCTGCGCACCGAACTGGAGGACGCGCTCGGCGAACTCGTCGCGCTCGGTCTCGTAAACGCCGACAGCTTCGCGGGCCTGCGCGCGTTGCTCGCGCCCGCCGCCAAGCGCAACGCGATCTCGCGGCGCACGCGCAGACCGGGCGGCGGGCTTTTCATCGGCGGAATGGACGATGCAGGCCGCTGGGCGCTGCTGCATCGCGCGAGCCCCGATCATGACGGCGGCGATGCCGAGCACGTCGCGCTTACCTTGCTTCGGCGCTACGGCGTCGTGTTCTGGCGGCTGCTCGAACGCGAGGCGCAATGGCTGCCGCCGTGGCGGGAGCTGCTGCGCGTCTATCACCGGCTGGAAGCGCGTGGCGAGATACGCGGCGGGCGTTTCGTGGCGGGACTCGCGGGCGAGCAGTTCGCGCTGCCCGAGGCGGTGCCGCTTTTGCGCGAGATGCGCAGGCGGCCAAAGGAGGGCGCATTCGTCGCGTTGAGCGCGGTCGATCCGCTGAACCTCGCCGGAACGCTGCTTCCGGGCGACAAAGTGCCGGCGCTGGCGGGCAACCGCGTGCTTTATCTGGATGGTGTGCCGGTCGGCGCGGTGATCGCGGGAAAGACGCATGTTTTCGGCGACGCCGACGCGCCCATGCGCGAGCGCGTGCGTCTTGCCCTCGTCAAACGAAGCGCGCGGTCGTTGGGCACGTCGTCCGCGCGTCAGATGGCAGTTCCCGACTGA
- a CDS encoding phosphoketolase, with translation MNDVQGKTATHTPLAPDVLRNIDAYWRACNYLSVGMIYLRANPLLREPLKPEHIKRRLLGHWGSDPGQSFVWVHLNRLIKRDDLNVMFVSGPGHGAPATLANSYLEGHYSEIYPDRSPDERGMLRLFRAFSSPGGIGSHCTPETPGSIHEGGELGYSLSHSFGAAFDNPDLIVATMVGDGEAETGPLATSWHSNKFLNPATDGAVLPILHLNGYKIANPTILARIPHDELEALFTGYGYAPYFVEGDEPETMHQLMAATLERCIGDIRAIQQRARENPADVTRPRWPMIVLRSPKGWTGPKEVNGHKVEGFWRSHQVPVLDPATNYKSLAVLEDWMRSYKPEELFDEDGRLVESLRELAPVGGRRISANPHANGGLLRQALDMPDIRDYAFKVESAASVYHSPTMVLATFLRDVIRRNMQSFRLFGPDETASNKLDGVYEASGKRWLAQIKPEDADGSALATDGRVMEMLSEHTLEGWFEGYVLTGRHGLFATYEAFVHVIDSMFNQHAKWLEKAKKELSWRAPVPSINLLITSLVWRQDHNGFTHQDPGFLDVVTNKSPEVVRIYLPPDANCLLSVADHCLRSHDYVNVIVADKQPHLQYLNMQDAMVHCAKGIGIWNWASTDQNHEPDVVIASAGDIATMEALAAVEILKTQCPDLKIRFVNVVDLFRLMPDTDHPHGLSNRDFDSLFTRDKPVIFNFHSYASLVHKLTYNRTNHDNMHVHGYRERGNINTPFELAIINGVDRYSLAIDVIDRVPGLSSTAAHTKEMLKNQIIESIRYAHEEGIDRDEIREWTWKG, from the coding sequence TTGAACGACGTCCAAGGCAAGACCGCGACGCACACCCCTCTCGCTCCCGACGTGCTGCGTAATATCGACGCCTATTGGCGCGCCTGCAATTACCTCTCGGTCGGCATGATCTACCTGCGCGCCAATCCGTTGCTGCGCGAGCCGCTCAAGCCCGAACATATCAAGCGACGTCTGCTCGGCCATTGGGGCTCCGACCCTGGGCAGTCGTTCGTGTGGGTGCATCTGAACCGCCTCATCAAGCGCGACGATCTCAACGTCATGTTCGTCTCCGGACCCGGCCACGGCGCGCCCGCGACGCTCGCGAACTCGTATCTCGAAGGACATTACTCGGAGATCTATCCGGACCGAAGCCCTGACGAGCGCGGCATGTTGCGGCTCTTTCGCGCGTTCTCGTCGCCGGGCGGCATCGGCTCGCATTGCACGCCGGAAACGCCGGGTTCCATTCACGAAGGCGGCGAACTCGGCTACAGCCTGTCGCATTCTTTCGGCGCGGCCTTCGACAATCCCGACCTAATCGTTGCGACGATGGTAGGCGATGGCGAAGCGGAGACCGGCCCGCTCGCGACCTCGTGGCATTCGAACAAGTTTCTCAATCCCGCGACCGATGGCGCGGTGTTGCCGATCCTTCATTTGAACGGCTATAAGATCGCCAATCCGACCATCCTCGCGCGCATACCGCACGACGAACTCGAAGCATTGTTCACGGGCTATGGCTACGCGCCGTATTTCGTCGAAGGCGATGAGCCTGAGACGATGCATCAGTTGATGGCCGCGACGCTGGAACGCTGCATCGGCGACATTCGCGCGATACAGCAGCGCGCTCGCGAGAACCCTGCCGATGTGACGCGTCCCCGCTGGCCGATGATCGTGCTGCGCTCGCCGAAAGGCTGGACAGGTCCGAAGGAAGTGAATGGTCACAAGGTCGAAGGCTTCTGGCGTTCGCATCAGGTGCCCGTGCTGGATCCGGCGACGAACTACAAGAGTCTTGCTGTACTCGAAGACTGGATGCGAAGCTACAAGCCGGAAGAACTCTTCGATGAAGACGGACGCCTCGTCGAAAGCCTGCGTGAACTGGCTCCCGTGGGCGGCCGGCGTATCAGCGCAAATCCGCACGCAAACGGCGGCTTGCTGCGCCAAGCGCTCGATATGCCGGATATCCGCGATTACGCCTTCAAAGTCGAGAGCGCGGCGAGCGTCTATCATTCGCCGACGATGGTCCTCGCAACCTTTCTGCGCGATGTGATTCGTCGCAACATGCAGAGTTTCCGTCTTTTCGGCCCGGACGAAACGGCAAGCAACAAGCTCGACGGCGTGTATGAAGCATCGGGCAAACGCTGGCTCGCGCAAATAAAGCCCGAAGACGCCGACGGCAGCGCGCTCGCAACAGATGGCCGCGTGATGGAGATGCTTTCCGAGCACACGCTCGAAGGCTGGTTCGAAGGCTACGTATTGACGGGGCGTCACGGCCTCTTCGCGACGTACGAAGCGTTCGTGCATGTTATCGATTCGATGTTCAATCAGCACGCGAAATGGCTGGAAAAAGCGAAGAAGGAGCTCTCGTGGCGCGCGCCTGTGCCGTCCATCAATCTGCTCATCACGTCGCTTGTCTGGCGTCAGGACCATAACGGCTTCACGCATCAAGACCCGGGCTTTCTCGACGTCGTCACCAACAAGAGCCCGGAGGTCGTGCGTATCTATCTGCCGCCGGATGCGAACTGCCTCCTGAGCGTGGCGGATCATTGCCTGCGCTCGCACGACTATGTGAACGTGATCGTCGCGGACAAGCAACCGCACTTGCAGTACCTCAACATGCAGGACGCGATGGTGCATTGCGCGAAAGGCATCGGCATATGGAACTGGGCATCGACCGATCAGAATCACGAACCGGATGTGGTCATTGCATCGGCAGGCGATATCGCGACCATGGAAGCGCTTGCCGCCGTCGAGATTCTCAAGACGCAATGCCCTGACCTGAAGATCCGCTTCGTCAATGTGGTGGATCTGTTCAGACTGATGCCCGACACCGATCATCCGCACGGCTTGTCGAATCGCGATTTCGATTCGCTTTTTACGCGCGACAAGCCCGTGATCTTCAACTTCCATTCGTATGCGTCGCTCGTGCACAAGCTCACGTACAACCGCACGAATCACGACAACATGCACGTGCACGGGTACCGCGAACGCGGCAACATCAATACGCCGTTCGAACTCGCCATCATTAACGGCGTCGATCGCTACAGCCTCGCTATCGATGTGATCGACCGCGTGCCGGGTCTTTCGAGCACGGCGGCGCATACGAAGGAAATGCTCAAGAATCAGATCATTGAGAGCATTCGCTATGCGCACGAGGAAGGCATCGATCGGGACGAGATCCGCGAATGGACGTGGAAGGGTTGA
- a CDS encoding acetate/propionate family kinase, with translation MTQGIVVLNSGSSSLKFGVFVPRGNDEQAWLTGSAKGIGRENGSLSMRSADGSIDISQDHLMESQHDALQRVADALREHLHEPLAAVGHRVVHGGPRVRAHCELTPEVKQRLSEAVAFAPLHLPQSLALIDEAQRIFSGMPHFACFDTVFHRTMPERATRFALPRDYAERGVVRYGFHGLSYEYIVSTLGDAVPSRVVIAHLGSGASLCALKNGRSVDTSMGMTPTGGIPMATRSGDIDPGVMIHLLRNESLDADALEALVNRSSGLKALSNSDDDMQTLLARRDKGDADAALAIDVFCDAIRKTIGAYAAVLGGLDLIVFSGGIGEHSEAIRAQILEGLAFLNAPHRVVPTDEETQIARHCRRLLAG, from the coding sequence ATGACACAGGGCATCGTGGTGTTGAATAGCGGTTCGTCGTCGCTGAAGTTCGGCGTGTTCGTGCCACGCGGTAACGACGAACAGGCATGGCTCACGGGCAGCGCGAAAGGCATCGGGCGCGAGAATGGATCGCTTTCCATGCGCTCGGCGGATGGCAGCATCGATATCTCGCAGGATCATCTGATGGAGTCGCAACACGACGCATTGCAGCGCGTCGCCGATGCCCTTCGCGAGCACTTGCACGAGCCGCTTGCGGCGGTGGGGCATCGCGTCGTGCACGGCGGCCCGCGTGTGCGCGCGCATTGCGAACTGACGCCGGAAGTCAAGCAGCGCCTCAGCGAAGCGGTTGCGTTCGCGCCGCTGCATCTGCCGCAGTCGCTTGCGCTGATCGACGAAGCGCAGCGCATCTTTTCCGGCATGCCGCATTTTGCATGCTTCGATACGGTGTTCCATCGCACGATGCCGGAACGTGCGACGCGCTTCGCGTTACCGCGTGACTATGCGGAACGCGGCGTCGTGCGTTATGGATTTCACGGGCTGTCCTATGAGTACATCGTGAGCACGCTGGGCGACGCGGTGCCCTCGCGCGTCGTGATCGCTCATCTGGGGTCCGGCGCGAGTCTTTGCGCGCTGAAAAACGGCCGTTCCGTCGATACGTCGATGGGCATGACGCCGACAGGCGGCATCCCGATGGCGACGCGCAGCGGCGATATCGACCCGGGCGTGATGATTCATCTGCTGCGCAACGAATCGCTCGACGCCGACGCGTTGGAAGCGCTCGTCAATCGTTCGAGCGGCCTCAAGGCGCTGTCGAATTCCGACGACGACATGCAGACCCTCCTCGCCCGCCGCGATAAGGGCGATGCAGACGCGGCGCTCGCGATCGACGTGTTCTGTGACGCGATCCGAAAGACCATCGGCGCGTATGCGGCCGTGCTCGGCGGGCTCGACCTGATCGTGTTCAGCGGCGGCATTGGCGAGCACAGCGAGGCGATTCGCGCGCAGATACTCGAAGGACTGGCGTTCCTGAATGCGCCGCATCGCGTCGTGCCTACCGATGAGGAAACGCAGATCGCGCGTCATTGCCGGCGCTTGCTTGCCGGCTGA
- a CDS encoding MFS transporter, giving the protein MSDLSVSAADKPQALQNTSDIVRKVAWRLMPLIMLCYLFAFFDRINISFAKFQLQSTLGFSDTAYGLGASLFVIGYVLFEVPSNLLLYKVGARRWIARIMISWGIATALMVFVQTEWQFYALRFVIGAMEAGFAPGVLYYLTLWFPASYRGRITSLLFLASAFSGLVGAPLSGLVLGHMNGVLGIAGWHWLFLLGGLPCVLLGVLVLKVLKDRIDDAAWLTSAEKSTLKSQIATQSQATTTGHSLFGAIRTPGFLMLGLIYFLIQIASYGLNFWAPHLIRAAGTHNPTIIGLLTAVPYICGAVCMVVVGRMSDTSGERRKFVCALLLMAAAGFFAAGAFDKQTTFLIVALGVMGAGVIASIPAFWALPPKLLTGAGAAGGIALINTLGQLGGIVSPVMVGRIRDVTGSTTPALYAIGAMSVVCALLLLFGLPEALRQRDHAASAR; this is encoded by the coding sequence ATGAGCGACCTAAGCGTATCCGCCGCGGACAAGCCGCAGGCATTGCAGAACACGAGCGACATCGTTCGGAAAGTGGCATGGCGGCTCATGCCGCTCATCATGCTGTGTTATCTGTTCGCGTTCTTCGACCGTATCAACATCAGCTTCGCTAAGTTCCAACTGCAAAGCACGCTCGGCTTTTCCGACACCGCCTACGGTCTCGGTGCAAGCCTCTTCGTGATTGGTTACGTCTTATTCGAGGTGCCGAGCAATTTGTTGCTGTACAAGGTCGGGGCGAGGCGCTGGATCGCGCGCATCATGATCTCGTGGGGAATCGCGACCGCGCTCATGGTCTTCGTGCAGACCGAATGGCAGTTTTATGCCCTGCGCTTCGTCATCGGCGCAATGGAAGCCGGCTTCGCGCCCGGCGTGCTCTACTACCTGACGTTATGGTTTCCGGCCAGCTATCGCGGGCGGATCACGTCCTTGCTGTTTCTCGCATCCGCGTTCTCGGGGCTCGTCGGCGCGCCATTGTCGGGCCTCGTGCTCGGGCATATGAACGGCGTGCTCGGCATCGCGGGATGGCATTGGCTCTTCCTGCTCGGCGGCTTGCCTTGCGTGCTGCTGGGCGTGCTCGTGCTCAAGGTGCTGAAGGACCGCATCGACGATGCCGCGTGGCTCACCAGCGCGGAGAAGAGCACGCTCAAGAGCCAGATCGCGACGCAAAGTCAGGCGACGACGACGGGGCATTCGCTCTTCGGCGCGATCCGGACACCCGGCTTTCTAATGCTCGGCCTCATCTACTTTCTGATCCAGATCGCGTCGTACGGCCTCAATTTCTGGGCGCCGCATCTGATTCGCGCGGCGGGTACGCATAATCCGACGATCATCGGCTTGTTGACGGCGGTTCCGTATATCTGCGGAGCGGTGTGCATGGTCGTCGTGGGGCGCATGTCCGACACATCCGGCGAGCGCCGCAAGTTCGTCTGCGCGCTGCTCCTGATGGCTGCGGCGGGTTTCTTCGCGGCAGGCGCATTCGACAAGCAGACGACGTTCTTGATCGTCGCGCTCGGCGTGATGGGCGCGGGCGTCATCGCTTCGATCCCCGCCTTCTGGGCATTGCCGCCGAAGCTGCTGACGGGCGCCGGCGCGGCGGGCGGCATCGCGCTCATCAACACACTTGGGCAGCTGGGCGGAATCGTGAGCCCGGTGATGGTCGGTCGTATTCGCGATGTCACCGGCAGCACGACGCCCGCGCTGTATGCAATCGGCGCAATGAGCGTCGTCTGCGCGTTGTTGTTGCTGTTCGGCTTGCCGGAGGCGTTGCGGCAGCGAGACCATGCTGCAAGTGCGCGTTAA
- a CDS encoding hydroxymethylglutaryl-CoA lyase produces MTRDYSEQLIVQEVAPRDGLQIEAKWVETADKIALIDGLSACGFTRIEAGSFVSPKAIPALRDGDAVFHGIRRAPGVVYVALVPNVKGAQRAVAAGADELNLVMSASQTHNRANMRMSCQASLDGFAEIVRTTNIRLNGTVATSFGCPFEGNIDEDRVVSIVRSYREMGIEGITLADTTGMANPRQVERVVLRVLEHVPAAALTLHFHNTRGLGLANVLAAYDAGARRFDAALGGLGGCPFAPGASGNICTEDLVNMCDEMGIPTGIDLERLIALSRTLPALVGHEVPGQVAKAGRNSDLHPVPD; encoded by the coding sequence ATGACGCGCGATTACAGCGAACAGTTGATCGTGCAGGAAGTCGCGCCGCGCGACGGCTTGCAAATCGAGGCGAAATGGGTCGAGACCGCAGACAAGATCGCGCTGATCGACGGGCTCTCGGCGTGCGGCTTCACGCGCATCGAGGCGGGCTCTTTCGTCTCGCCCAAGGCGATTCCCGCGCTGCGCGATGGCGATGCGGTCTTCCACGGCATCCGACGCGCGCCAGGCGTGGTGTACGTCGCGCTGGTGCCGAACGTGAAGGGCGCGCAGCGCGCGGTCGCGGCAGGAGCCGATGAACTGAACCTCGTGATGTCGGCAAGCCAGACGCACAATCGCGCGAACATGCGCATGAGTTGCCAAGCATCGCTCGATGGCTTCGCGGAGATAGTTAGGACAACGAATATACGTCTGAATGGCACGGTGGCCACGTCTTTCGGCTGTCCTTTCGAGGGCAACATCGATGAAGACCGCGTCGTGTCCATTGTCCGCAGCTATCGCGAGATGGGCATCGAGGGAATCACGCTGGCGGATACGACGGGAATGGCGAATCCTCGTCAGGTCGAGCGCGTCGTATTACGAGTGCTCGAACATGTTCCGGCTGCCGCGTTGACGCTGCACTTCCATAACACGCGCGGTCTGGGACTCGCCAACGTGCTGGCCGCATACGACGCCGGCGCGCGACGCTTCGATGCCGCGTTAGGCGGGCTAGGCGGTTGCCCATTCGCGCCCGGCGCATCCGGCAACATCTGCACCGAAGACCTCGTGAACATGTGCGACGAGATGGGCATTCCGACGGGCATCGATCTGGAGAGACTGATCGCGCTGTCCCGCACGCTGCCTGCGCTCGTCGGCCATGAGGTGCCGGGGCAGGTGGCGAAGGCCGGGCGCAATAGCGACCTGCATCCCGTGCCCGATTGA